One genomic window of Thermoplasmata archaeon includes the following:
- a CDS encoding nuclear transport factor 2 family protein, whose translation MMEAMNAGSGGPEEALVRHYLTALNNGRFLDALNAFSMDARLRDELGHERHGIREIAASFAHRGEPIKVEIEEVRQEGDAVTARVRMTSSANRAPKVYRSVFRVDRDRIRSLVIEPVPPARARRTRITTTA comes from the coding sequence ATGATGGAAGCCATGAACGCGGGCAGCGGAGGCCCCGAGGAGGCGCTCGTGAGGCACTACCTCACGGCGTTGAACAACGGCCGGTTCTTGGACGCGCTCAACGCATTCAGCATGGACGCGCGCTTGCGCGATGAACTCGGCCATGAGCGACATGGAATCCGAGAGATTGCCGCCTCGTTCGCGCATCGCGGGGAGCCCATCAAGGTGGAGATTGAGGAAGTACGACAGGAGGGGGATGCGGTGACCGCGCGGGTGCGTATGACCTCGTCGGCGAATCGCGCACCGAAGGTCTACCGCAGCGTGTTCAGAGTCGACCGCGACCGAATTCGCTCGCTCGTGATCGAGCCGGTGCCTCCTGCGCGGGCTCGAAGAACCCGAATCACCACCACGGCGTGA
- a CDS encoding CHAD domain-containing protein, with the protein MPDVAKKVLSVHFRRMVANERGTRKGEDIERLHAMRVSVRRMRTAARIFGRFLDADEFEPFTRELRALGRTLGPVRDLDVMMDHARRFRETAPMRERYDMDTLLRDWQDRRARLRGRLLERLNAPAYGRFKRDFPVFLEDASAGVLSVLTKSGRVRPSLLSHEGPVVLYEHLAAVRAYDGWLTGDDVPLRRYHRLRIEVKRLRYALEFLADVTGPEAEPLVTSLKAVQDHLGEMREAWMTADLLEREFLRKGGAGSKTVSHPGIALYMASRRDRCEELRGTFAGTWTTVNNPEFHRRIAAIAAAF; encoded by the coding sequence ATGCCTGACGTCGCGAAGAAAGTCCTCTCGGTTCACTTCCGCAGGATGGTGGCCAACGAGAGAGGCACCCGGAAAGGCGAGGATATCGAGAGGCTCCATGCCATGCGGGTCTCGGTCCGACGCATGAGGACGGCCGCGCGGATCTTTGGCCGCTTTCTCGATGCGGATGAGTTCGAGCCATTCACCCGTGAACTGCGTGCGCTGGGTCGCACGCTGGGACCCGTGCGGGACCTCGACGTCATGATGGATCATGCCCGCCGATTCCGGGAGACGGCGCCTATGAGGGAGCGGTACGACATGGACACCCTCCTCCGAGACTGGCAGGATCGCAGGGCGAGGCTCCGAGGACGCCTGTTGGAGCGTCTGAACGCGCCGGCCTACGGCCGATTCAAACGAGACTTCCCCGTGTTTCTGGAGGACGCGTCCGCGGGCGTTCTCTCGGTGCTGACCAAGAGTGGCCGCGTGCGCCCCTCTCTCCTCAGCCACGAGGGTCCGGTGGTCCTGTATGAACATCTCGCGGCCGTGCGGGCGTACGACGGATGGCTCACCGGGGACGACGTCCCCCTGCGGAGGTATCACCGACTCCGAATCGAGGTCAAGCGCCTGCGGTACGCACTCGAGTTCCTCGCCGACGTCACAGGCCCGGAAGCGGAGCCACTCGTCACATCGCTCAAGGCGGTGCAGGATCATCTTGGGGAAATGCGAGAGGCGTGGATGACCGCAGACCTCCTTGAGCGGGAGTTCCTGCGCAAAGGTGGCGCCGGATCGAAGACCGTCTCCCACCCGGGAATTGCCCTGTACATGGCGTCCCGTCGCGATCGCTGCGAGGAGCTACGGGGGACCTTCGCCGGGACGTGGACGACGGTGAACAACCCGGAATTCCATCGACGAATCGCCGCCATCGCCGCGGCTTTCTAG
- a CDS encoding Ppx/GppA phosphatase family protein, translating to MLSPLDPPADPPPSHVVAFMDIGSNSVRLLLVRINPNQTYTVLTEQKEVVRLGETVFVDGRLHPTAIRRTANACQDFVSLARARGATEIIAVATSATREAKNQAEFLRTLKRQVGLDVRVISGKEEARLIYLGTSHVARKEDGQALFIDIGGGSTELAIGDQKQYAYLDSLRLGAIRLSEMFHLDADGPISKKHYDRVCDYVRDTAAPTFKRIQRFRIGQFIGSSGTIENLADILYRVRYDRRRDRSDVMRHSELAKIIDLLFSLSLDDRRAVPGINPERADIIVGGAAIVDVFMDELDLPEIHPTDRGMRDGLLLDYLANSEHADFYGGVPIRDRSVLQLARACGSDEAHTRVVARLATELFDSARKLDVHRYGAEERDLLAFAAFLHDVGAFLSYDNQNEHAWYLISSADLLGFNRTEIGIIAALAFFSRKGFPKRGHPKLEGLDPSSQNVVRTLTAFLRIADGLDRSRRGLVEHARLLKGRDGLVLHIKARGDATTDRWGVQYNNPAIEKLLGRRVIME from the coding sequence ATGCTCTCGCCGCTAGATCCTCCCGCAGATCCGCCGCCGTCCCACGTCGTCGCCTTCATGGACATCGGGTCCAACTCCGTCCGGCTCCTGCTCGTCCGCATCAATCCGAACCAGACCTACACGGTCCTCACGGAGCAGAAAGAGGTCGTCCGGCTGGGCGAGACCGTGTTCGTGGACGGGCGGCTGCACCCCACCGCAATCCGGAGGACGGCCAACGCATGCCAGGACTTCGTGTCCCTGGCCCGCGCGCGCGGGGCAACCGAAATCATCGCCGTCGCCACTTCGGCGACCCGGGAGGCGAAGAACCAGGCTGAGTTCCTGCGCACGCTGAAGCGCCAGGTGGGTCTGGACGTCCGGGTCATCTCGGGGAAGGAGGAGGCGAGGCTCATCTACCTCGGCACGTCGCACGTGGCGAGGAAGGAGGACGGCCAGGCGTTGTTCATCGACATCGGCGGCGGGAGCACGGAGCTCGCGATCGGGGACCAGAAGCAGTACGCCTATCTCGACTCCTTGCGGCTCGGTGCGATCCGTCTCTCGGAGATGTTCCACTTGGACGCGGACGGGCCCATTTCCAAGAAGCACTACGATCGGGTGTGCGACTACGTCCGGGACACCGCGGCGCCGACGTTCAAGCGGATCCAGCGATTCCGTATCGGTCAGTTCATCGGGAGCTCGGGGACGATTGAGAACCTGGCGGACATCCTGTACCGTGTGAGATACGACCGGCGAAGGGACAGGTCCGACGTGATGCGGCACAGCGAGCTGGCGAAAATCATCGATCTGCTGTTCTCGCTGTCCCTCGACGACCGGCGGGCTGTCCCGGGTATCAACCCTGAGCGGGCGGACATCATCGTGGGCGGCGCGGCCATCGTGGACGTATTCATGGATGAGCTCGACCTCCCGGAGATTCATCCCACGGACCGCGGAATGCGGGACGGGCTGCTGCTCGACTACCTAGCGAACAGCGAGCATGCGGACTTCTACGGGGGCGTGCCGATCCGGGACCGGAGCGTGCTCCAGCTCGCCCGGGCCTGCGGCTCGGACGAGGCCCACACCCGGGTCGTGGCCCGCCTCGCGACGGAGCTGTTCGACAGCGCGAGGAAGCTTGATGTGCACCGCTACGGGGCCGAGGAGAGGGATCTCCTTGCCTTCGCGGCATTCCTCCACGACGTGGGGGCGTTCCTCTCGTACGACAACCAGAACGAGCACGCCTGGTATCTGATATCGAGTGCGGACCTCCTTGGGTTCAACCGCACGGAGATCGGAATCATCGCCGCACTCGCCTTCTTCTCACGGAAAGGGTTCCCGAAGCGAGGGCATCCCAAGCTCGAGGGGCTGGACCCGAGCTCCCAGAACGTGGTCCGCACGCTCACGGCGTTCCTCCGCATCGCAGACGGCCTGGACCGCAGTCGGCGGGGACTCGTCGAGCACGCGCGCCTCTTGAAGGGTCGGGACGGGCTCGTCCTCCACATCAAGGCACGGGGGGACGCCACGACGGACCGGTGGGGAGTCCAATACAACAATCCCGCGATCGAGAAGCTCCTGGGCCGCCGCGTGATCATGGAATAA
- a CDS encoding metallophosphoesterase family protein, with protein MRIAVLGDAHGNLDALQAVLRDLRKRRVDAIWNLGDLVGYGPHPEEVVQRMRKGATLAIAGNFDLKVLGADPRDPGTRGTPLGKWIGPVWARENLSRTSLRYLSSLPRERRLTIEGHRVLLTHGSPASNTERLEPGTPPERLAELAKMAHAEIVVCSHSHMPFLRTADGVTFVNSGGAGRSDDGDPRASYAVLDVAKNRVRVTHHRVAYPVEAAVDALQRRGLPAALGRMLLEATTLEGVLANPKGHLPGSTAAHARDLENVLALARSCRYEVGHAHQVTRLALDLFDQLQPLHGLDKGARRWVLYAGLLHDIGWLEGAKGHHKTSQRIIESSHALPFAKRERRILACVARYHRGALPKKRHLPYAELSEADRATVSKLAALLRVADGLDRTHASVVARLSAKISPRRVQILCEARTAAEEERRFALKKGDLFRDVFERDLAITCSRR; from the coding sequence ATGAGGATTGCCGTCCTCGGGGACGCCCACGGCAACCTGGACGCGCTCCAGGCAGTCCTGCGGGATCTCCGCAAGCGGCGGGTCGACGCGATCTGGAATCTCGGCGATCTGGTGGGTTACGGCCCGCACCCGGAGGAGGTCGTCCAGCGGATGCGCAAGGGAGCCACCCTGGCCATCGCGGGGAACTTCGATCTCAAGGTCCTCGGCGCGGACCCCCGTGACCCGGGGACGAGGGGCACTCCCCTGGGGAAGTGGATCGGCCCGGTCTGGGCCCGGGAGAACCTGTCCCGGACGAGCCTGCGCTACCTCAGCTCGCTCCCCCGCGAACGACGGCTCACGATCGAGGGCCATCGGGTCCTCCTGACGCACGGCAGCCCCGCCTCGAACACGGAGAGGCTGGAGCCGGGGACGCCGCCGGAGCGGCTCGCTGAGCTTGCGAAGATGGCCCATGCGGAGATCGTTGTCTGTAGCCACTCCCACATGCCGTTCCTCCGCACGGCCGACGGAGTCACGTTCGTGAACTCGGGCGGGGCGGGGCGTTCGGACGACGGAGACCCGCGGGCGAGCTACGCGGTTCTGGACGTAGCGAAGAACCGGGTCCGCGTGACCCACCACCGCGTGGCCTATCCCGTGGAGGCGGCCGTGGACGCGCTTCAGCGGCGCGGCCTCCCCGCGGCGTTAGGCCGCATGCTCTTGGAGGCCACGACGCTCGAGGGTGTGCTTGCGAATCCGAAGGGGCATCTTCCCGGCTCCACGGCGGCCCATGCACGGGATTTGGAAAACGTACTTGCGCTGGCCCGGAGTTGCCGGTACGAAGTCGGCCACGCTCATCAGGTGACCCGTCTGGCATTGGACCTCTTCGACCAGCTTCAACCCCTCCATGGACTTGACAAGGGCGCACGGCGCTGGGTGCTCTATGCGGGCCTCCTCCACGACATCGGATGGCTGGAGGGCGCGAAGGGGCATCACAAGACCTCCCAGCGAATCATCGAATCGTCCCACGCCCTCCCCTTCGCGAAGAGGGAGCGTAGGATTCTCGCCTGTGTCGCCCGATACCATCGGGGTGCGTTGCCGAAGAAGCGGCACCTGCCCTATGCCGAACTCTCCGAGGCGGACCGCGCTACGGTCTCGAAGCTCGCGGCCCTCCTGCGTGTGGCGGACGGCCTGGACCGCACCCATGCCTCCGTGGTTGCACGGCTCTCCGCGAAAATCTCGCCCCGTCGAGTCCAGATCCTTTGCGAAGCGCGCACGGCCGCCGAGGAGGAGCGGCGGTTCGCCCTGAAGAAAGGGGACCTGTTCCGAGACGTGTTTGAGCGGGACTTGGCGATCACATGCTCTCGCCGCTAG
- the ppk1 gene encoding polyphosphate kinase 1, whose product MEAYRDLDDPSLYVNPNVARIRFMERVLEEAEDSIPPLLERTKFLAILGSNLDEMFMVRIAELRRLAHAGSTIAMADGLTPTQTLAEVRREILPLLARGSDCWRTSLLPGLMAGGVRILTHDELDRPEQRRLRAYFQDNIYPVLTPLAVDPGHPFPHISNLSVNLAVVLRDPKRGQQFARIKVPNVFPRFLPLPRGRRALPAAGTPAGVEPHEFIWIEEAIAANLDTLFPGLAVDTVYPFRVTRDASMDTKDAEAEDLLTVVEETVDRRAFGPAIRLEMTNAPPGNPVRELLTRHLGLEPEDVYETPGPLGKVDLWELTRLNRPDLKLPPIEPVTPPFLQAGEPVVDVLRRRDVLLYHPYESFSPVVDFIRQASRDPQVVAIKQTLYRIDRNSPIVAALLEARENGKQVAVLVELKARFDEEKNIAWARTLEKAGVHVTYGILGLKAHAKVCLVVRREGDRIARYVHVGTGNYNTETARMYADIGFLTSRPDFGADATELFNALTGYARKPRYRALLVAPGALRRAFLNRIEREIRRHRRRGDGYLAFKMNALEDKECIQALYRASRAGVRIDLQVRGFCCLRPGIPGVSDNITVISVVGRFLEHARIYYFHNGGNEEILLGSADMMPRNLDRRVEQLFPIEDPTIRTAIRDRILAVHLVDNVKARWMQPDGKYVRLHPAPGYPETDSQRWMADHAGVWNGYGNDQGLELASLEPIMHRRRTLPGEVERGDTPASRSARNLRRRGSSRGTRGADR is encoded by the coding sequence GTGGAGGCGTACCGCGACCTGGATGACCCGAGCTTGTACGTGAACCCGAACGTCGCGCGGATCCGGTTCATGGAACGGGTCCTCGAGGAAGCGGAGGATTCAATCCCGCCGCTCCTCGAGCGGACCAAGTTCCTGGCCATCCTGGGCAGCAACTTGGACGAGATGTTCATGGTCCGGATTGCGGAGCTCCGCCGCCTGGCCCACGCCGGATCGACCATCGCTATGGCGGACGGCCTCACGCCGACGCAGACCTTGGCCGAAGTGCGGCGGGAGATTCTCCCGCTCCTGGCCCGCGGCTCGGACTGCTGGCGCACCAGCCTGTTGCCCGGCCTTATGGCGGGCGGCGTCCGAATCCTCACGCACGACGAGCTGGACCGACCGGAACAGCGACGGCTGCGGGCCTACTTCCAGGACAACATCTATCCCGTCCTGACCCCCCTCGCCGTCGACCCAGGGCACCCGTTCCCGCACATCTCCAACCTCAGCGTGAACCTTGCCGTGGTCCTGCGGGATCCCAAGCGGGGCCAGCAGTTCGCCCGCATCAAGGTGCCCAACGTCTTCCCGCGGTTCCTCCCGCTTCCGCGGGGCCGACGCGCCCTTCCCGCGGCCGGGACGCCTGCGGGTGTGGAGCCGCACGAGTTCATCTGGATCGAGGAGGCCATCGCAGCCAACTTGGATACCTTGTTCCCCGGGCTCGCGGTGGATACCGTGTACCCGTTTCGAGTCACGCGGGACGCGTCCATGGACACGAAAGACGCGGAGGCGGAAGACCTGCTCACGGTCGTCGAGGAGACCGTGGACCGGCGGGCGTTCGGGCCTGCCATCCGGCTCGAGATGACGAACGCGCCTCCCGGGAACCCCGTGCGCGAGCTCCTCACGCGGCACCTGGGCCTGGAGCCCGAGGACGTGTACGAGACCCCGGGGCCCCTGGGTAAGGTGGACCTGTGGGAGCTCACCCGCCTGAACCGCCCCGACCTCAAGCTGCCGCCCATCGAGCCCGTCACCCCACCCTTCCTGCAGGCGGGCGAGCCCGTCGTCGACGTGCTACGCCGGCGGGATGTGCTCCTCTACCATCCGTACGAGTCCTTCTCGCCCGTGGTCGACTTCATTCGCCAGGCCTCGCGCGACCCCCAGGTCGTCGCGATCAAGCAGACCCTGTACCGGATCGACCGGAACTCGCCCATCGTGGCGGCCCTCCTCGAGGCGCGGGAGAACGGCAAGCAGGTCGCGGTCCTCGTGGAGCTCAAGGCCCGCTTCGACGAGGAGAAGAACATCGCCTGGGCGCGGACCCTCGAGAAGGCTGGCGTCCACGTCACGTACGGCATCCTGGGCCTCAAGGCGCACGCCAAGGTCTGCCTCGTCGTCCGGCGGGAGGGCGACCGCATCGCCCGCTACGTCCACGTGGGGACGGGTAACTACAACACGGAGACCGCGCGGATGTACGCGGACATCGGGTTCCTCACGAGCCGGCCCGATTTCGGTGCGGATGCCACGGAGCTCTTCAACGCGCTCACGGGCTACGCCCGAAAGCCGCGGTACCGTGCGCTCCTGGTCGCCCCCGGCGCGCTGCGCCGGGCGTTCCTGAACCGCATCGAGCGGGAAATCCGCCGTCACAGGCGGCGGGGCGACGGCTACCTCGCGTTCAAGATGAATGCCCTGGAGGACAAGGAGTGCATCCAGGCCTTGTACCGCGCCTCGCGTGCCGGGGTCCGGATTGACCTGCAGGTGCGCGGATTCTGCTGTCTCCGGCCTGGCATCCCCGGCGTGAGCGACAACATCACGGTCATCTCCGTGGTCGGCCGGTTCCTGGAGCACGCGCGAATCTACTACTTCCACAACGGAGGCAATGAGGAGATTCTGCTGGGGAGCGCGGACATGATGCCGCGGAACCTCGACCGACGCGTGGAGCAGCTGTTCCCGATCGAAGATCCCACGATTCGGACCGCCATCCGCGACCGCATCCTGGCCGTCCACCTCGTGGACAACGTCAAGGCGCGGTGGATGCAGCCCGATGGCAAATACGTGCGGCTCCATCCCGCGCCCGGCTACCCGGAGACTGATTCCCAGCGCTGGATGGCCGACCACGCCGGGGTGTGGAACGGGTACGGGAACGACCAGGGCCTTGAGCTCGCGAGCCTCGAACCCATCATGCACCGGCGGCGGACGCTTCCCGGCGAGGTCGAGCGCGGAGACACGCCTGCTTCGCGGTCCGCGCGCAATCTCCGGCGACGCGGGAGCAGCCGCGGGACTCGAGGCGCGGACCGATGA
- a CDS encoding polyphosphate kinase 2 family protein, translated as MDRYRVREGQKVRLDSWDPGDTSAFQGKKKDGLDALADLREKLDPLQELLYAEHQHKVLVVLQGMDTSGKDGTIRRVFEGVNPQGVRVARFREPTPEESDHDFLWRAHKQVPAKGEIVIFNRSHYEGVLVERVHQIVPKEVWKRRYQEINDFERLLAEDGTAVLKFYLNIDADEQKRRLQARLDDPSKNWKFSSNDLPERRLWAEYMKAYEEALERTSTRWAPWFLVPSNHAWYRDLVVCRILVDTLQGLKMRYPRPAVDLKSIVIR; from the coding sequence ATGGACCGTTACCGCGTCCGGGAAGGCCAGAAGGTGCGATTGGATTCCTGGGATCCCGGGGACACGTCCGCGTTCCAGGGGAAGAAGAAGGACGGCCTCGACGCCCTGGCCGATCTCCGCGAGAAGCTCGACCCCCTCCAGGAGCTGCTCTATGCGGAGCATCAGCACAAAGTCCTCGTGGTCTTGCAGGGCATGGACACATCCGGGAAGGACGGGACTATCCGGCGGGTCTTCGAGGGCGTGAACCCGCAGGGCGTGCGCGTCGCCCGCTTCCGTGAACCCACTCCCGAGGAGTCTGACCACGACTTTCTATGGCGGGCCCACAAACAGGTTCCTGCGAAAGGGGAGATCGTGATCTTCAACCGCAGCCACTACGAAGGCGTCCTCGTCGAGCGCGTCCACCAGATCGTTCCCAAGGAGGTCTGGAAGCGCCGCTACCAGGAGATCAATGACTTCGAGCGCCTCCTGGCCGAGGATGGGACCGCGGTCCTCAAGTTCTACCTGAACATCGACGCGGACGAGCAGAAGCGCCGCCTCCAGGCTCGGCTGGACGATCCCTCCAAGAACTGGAAGTTCAGCTCGAACGACCTTCCCGAGCGCCGGCTGTGGGCGGAGTACATGAAGGCCTACGAGGAGGCACTCGAGAGGACGAGCACGCGCTGGGCGCCGTGGTTCTTGGTCCCGTCGAACCACGCATGGTATCGGGACCTCGTCGTCTGCCGCATCTTGGTCGATACACTCCAAGGGCTCAAGATGCGGTATCCGCGGCCCGCAGTGGACTTGAAGTCCATCGTGATCCGCTAA
- a CDS encoding zinc ribbon domain-containing protein, whose translation MAATPVCRRCGAPLIQADLRFCPACGVPIALDFPIKHDDAIREFEHHESVLQSYRAMFVASETFTASLAATRVNVAGSTTLVTLLAAFGLFWLVIWIVVTDLRTRVARFFEEHDEEGALMRYHHRMESLAHRAGFWFFTVIFPASFAILWVLILMLAYHIVQ comes from the coding sequence ATGGCCGCGACTCCCGTTTGCCGCCGGTGCGGCGCCCCGCTCATCCAAGCCGACCTCAGGTTCTGTCCCGCCTGCGGAGTCCCCATCGCGCTCGATTTCCCCATCAAACACGACGACGCGATCCGCGAGTTCGAGCACCACGAATCGGTCCTCCAGAGCTACCGGGCCATGTTCGTCGCCAGCGAGACGTTCACGGCCTCGCTCGCCGCAACCCGGGTGAACGTGGCCGGATCCACGACCCTGGTCACGCTGCTCGCGGCGTTCGGATTGTTCTGGCTTGTCATCTGGATCGTGGTCACGGACCTCCGAACCCGGGTCGCACGGTTCTTCGAGGAGCACGACGAGGAGGGTGCGCTCATGCGTTACCACCACCGCATGGAAAGCTTGGCGCACCGCGCGGGATTCTGGTTCTTCACGGTGATCTTCCCCGCGTCCTTCGCCATCCTCTGGGTGCTGATTCTGATGCTCGCCTACCACATCGTTCAATGA
- a CDS encoding CBS domain-containing protein yields MARYVRVRDAMSTEVFEVSEDATLQAAAKRMADAKVNSLIVRPEGREEPFGIVTSSDVVDALADGRDPSTSLVGEVATAPLVTVTPGVPLAYAARLMRRANLRHLAVFNGREVVGILSSYDVVKAIGRWGSLTMGVDLAEEIEITSAVTD; encoded by the coding sequence ATGGCCCGATACGTGCGGGTCCGGGACGCGATGTCCACGGAGGTCTTCGAGGTCTCCGAGGACGCCACGCTCCAGGCCGCTGCCAAGCGCATGGCGGACGCCAAGGTGAACAGCCTGATCGTTCGCCCCGAGGGCCGCGAGGAGCCGTTCGGCATCGTGACGTCGAGCGACGTGGTGGACGCCCTCGCCGACGGACGCGACCCGAGCACGAGCCTCGTGGGGGAGGTCGCCACGGCGCCCCTCGTCACCGTGACGCCGGGCGTGCCCTTGGCCTACGCGGCGCGCCTGATGCGGCGGGCGAACCTGAGGCACCTGGCGGTCTTCAACGGCCGCGAGGTCGTCGGCATCCTCAGCAGCTACGACGTCGTGAAGGCGATCGGACGCTGGGGCAGCCTGACCATGGGCGTGGACCTCGCCGAGGAGATCGAAATCACCTCGGCGGTCACGGACTGA
- a CDS encoding FAD-binding oxidoreductase, which translates to MPVVDLAPSRADVVVVGGGCMGASVAFHLARRGERIVLLESGHVASGATGHSGAIVRQHYESRLGIRLARRSLAFFQRFQDETGASCDFRTTGFLSGTRERDLPAFEKLLDLMKSEEVQVARLTPEEAQSLEPHLNVADYAAVVDDPNAGYADPIATASGFATAAARDGATILEGRPCRGVVLQGGRVTGVRIRGGRIAADRVLLAAGNWTPSLAKTAGVQLPVHFVRGQVAILRRPVGFDRAPRIHFDFYHNTYSRPEGEKDVLVGYMDTDPRKTVREHELKDDSVPGATVRDLRARLAKRFPDLARAQPRGGWAGVYDVTPDSFPILDAAGPEGLFVAVGFSGHGFKLCPEIGRLLAEYLAAGKRPPDLEPLRASRYGEGEPIREDAPFPARRGPRLP; encoded by the coding sequence GTGCCCGTGGTGGACCTGGCTCCCTCCCGCGCCGACGTGGTCGTCGTGGGCGGCGGATGCATGGGGGCCAGCGTCGCCTTCCACCTGGCCCGCCGCGGCGAACGCATCGTGCTCCTCGAATCGGGCCATGTGGCCTCGGGGGCGACGGGGCACAGCGGGGCCATCGTCCGCCAGCACTACGAGAGCCGCCTGGGCATCCGGCTGGCCCGCCGCAGTCTCGCCTTCTTCCAGCGGTTCCAGGATGAGACGGGGGCTTCCTGCGACTTCCGGACCACCGGATTCCTCTCGGGCACGCGTGAGAGGGACTTGCCCGCGTTCGAGAAGCTCCTCGATCTCATGAAGTCCGAAGAGGTCCAAGTCGCACGGCTTACACCCGAGGAGGCGCAAAGCCTCGAGCCGCACTTGAATGTCGCAGACTACGCCGCCGTGGTCGATGACCCGAACGCGGGCTACGCGGATCCCATCGCGACGGCCTCGGGGTTTGCCACGGCGGCCGCCCGGGACGGCGCCACGATCCTGGAAGGAAGGCCCTGTCGTGGCGTCGTCCTCCAAGGAGGCCGAGTCACCGGCGTACGAATCCGCGGCGGTCGGATCGCCGCGGACCGGGTCCTCCTTGCGGCGGGCAACTGGACCCCGAGCCTCGCCAAGACCGCCGGCGTCCAGCTTCCGGTCCACTTCGTCCGGGGCCAAGTGGCCATCCTCCGCCGCCCCGTGGGTTTCGACCGCGCTCCGCGAATCCATTTCGACTTCTACCACAACACGTATTCGCGGCCGGAAGGAGAGAAGGACGTCCTAGTCGGGTACATGGACACGGATCCGCGGAAGACGGTCCGGGAGCACGAGCTCAAGGACGACTCGGTCCCGGGGGCGACCGTGAGGGACCTGCGGGCACGACTCGCGAAGCGGTTCCCGGACCTGGCCCGCGCGCAGCCGCGCGGCGGATGGGCCGGTGTGTACGACGTCACCCCAGATTCGTTCCCCATTCTCGACGCCGCCGGGCCCGAAGGCCTCTTTGTCGCCGTGGGCTTCAGCGGCCACGGGTTCAAGCTCTGCCCCGAAATCGGACGGCTCCTCGCGGAGTACCTAGCCGCCGGGAAACGGCCCCCAGACCTCGAGCCCCTTCGGGCGTCCCGATATGGGGAGGGCGAGCCAATCCGGGAGGATGCGCCCTTCCCGGCACGGCGAGGGCCGCGGCTACCCTGA
- a CDS encoding 16S rRNA methyltransferase: MLTLILADAELETVPSPLQGHPAVRTSAKRRGRSPAAILLDSSLHHPALKNFPEGERRGRPDIVHLFALLCLDSVLNAQGQLRTIVHTRNDDVIRLAPETRIPKNYPRFVGLVEDLFQKGAVPEGKPLLALERGVPLGKLLSEARAPAWAFKEGGERVNLWTEFANLEGDLVAVVGGFPHGDFRSPVAELCDRVVSIHEEPLRAWTVTSEILVAYRQRLLPPKDGSG, from the coding sequence GTGCTCACCCTCATCCTCGCGGATGCAGAACTGGAAACGGTGCCTTCGCCCCTGCAGGGCCACCCAGCAGTCCGAACGTCCGCGAAGCGGCGCGGCCGCTCCCCGGCCGCGATTCTCCTGGACAGCAGCCTCCACCATCCTGCCCTGAAGAACTTCCCGGAAGGCGAGCGCCGCGGCCGGCCGGACATCGTCCATCTGTTCGCCCTCCTGTGCCTGGATTCCGTCCTCAACGCCCAGGGCCAGCTCCGGACGATCGTCCACACCCGCAACGATGACGTGATTCGCCTTGCGCCCGAGACCCGGATCCCCAAGAACTACCCGCGGTTCGTCGGCCTCGTGGAGGATCTCTTCCAGAAGGGCGCGGTCCCCGAGGGCAAGCCCCTCCTCGCCCTGGAGCGCGGGGTCCCGCTTGGGAAGCTCCTCTCCGAAGCGCGCGCGCCGGCCTGGGCGTTCAAGGAGGGGGGCGAGCGAGTGAACCTGTGGACGGAGTTCGCGAATCTCGAGGGCGATCTCGTCGCGGTGGTCGGGGGATTCCCGCACGGGGACTTCCGCAGCCCGGTCGCGGAGCTCTGCGACCGCGTCGTCTCCATCCACGAGGAACCGCTACGAGCATGGACCGTGACGAGCGAGATCCTCGTCGCCTACCGACAGCGGCTCCTTCCGCCGAAGGACGGTTCAGGGTAG